One region of Flavobacterium sp. GSB-24 genomic DNA includes:
- a CDS encoding glycoside hydrolase family 28 protein: MKTNRLNLFSLAMAIMLCMGSKNVNAQSTSYDTYANVEFKMPKVNEPIIPNNVVNLKDFGAVNGGYVLNTKAFADAIDGLSKKGGGKLVIPPGIWLTGPIILKSNIELHAQTGALIKFSTDKSLYPIIETSFEGLNTWRCISPIYGKNLENIAFTGNGVWDGSGEAWRQVKKSKLTEEQWKKFVASGGVLNEKKDSWYPSEQYLKGAKGADQNVRPDLKTKEDFEAIHDFLRPVLVSIQNSKRVMFDGPVFQNSPAWNIHPLLIEDLIVRNITVRNPWFSQNGDGLDVESCKNVIIENSSFDVGDDAICIKSGKDKDGRDRGVPCENIIVKNNIVYHGHGGVTVGSEMSGGVKNLHVSNCTFMGTDVGLRFKSTRGRGGIVENIYISDVFMTDIPSQAISFDLYYGGKSIAETLAEGGNTVSTKAIPVNEETPQFKNIVIKNITIKGAQQAVFLQGLPEMNLENIEISNLIAKAQKGFSIIDANGIKITNAQLDIEAKNAFEIYNTQNLSLKNIEFNSGSSNMITIDGGASKNIDLSGSNLSKSTTIGKDVPKKAVKF, encoded by the coding sequence ATGAAAACCAACCGACTAAATCTTTTTTCTCTTGCAATGGCAATTATGCTTTGTATGGGGTCGAAAAATGTAAATGCTCAAAGCACCTCTTACGATACTTATGCTAATGTTGAATTCAAAATGCCAAAAGTAAACGAACCAATTATTCCAAATAATGTTGTGAACTTAAAGGATTTTGGAGCAGTCAACGGCGGTTATGTTTTAAATACAAAAGCTTTCGCTGATGCCATTGATGGGCTTTCTAAAAAAGGCGGAGGAAAATTAGTTATTCCGCCTGGAATCTGGCTGACGGGGCCAATCATTTTAAAAAGCAATATTGAATTGCATGCTCAAACTGGAGCTTTAATTAAATTCTCTACAGACAAATCTTTATATCCAATTATCGAAACTAGCTTTGAGGGCCTAAATACATGGCGTTGTATCTCTCCTATTTATGGTAAAAATCTAGAGAATATTGCTTTTACCGGAAATGGAGTTTGGGACGGTTCTGGCGAAGCTTGGAGACAGGTAAAAAAGAGTAAATTGACAGAGGAACAGTGGAAAAAGTTTGTGGCTTCTGGCGGAGTCTTAAATGAAAAGAAAGACAGTTGGTATCCATCTGAGCAATATTTAAAAGGTGCTAAAGGTGCAGATCAGAACGTTCGTCCTGATTTAAAAACGAAAGAAGATTTTGAAGCGATTCATGATTTCTTACGTCCAGTATTGGTGAGTATTCAAAATAGTAAAAGAGTGATGTTTGATGGGCCAGTTTTCCAAAATTCACCAGCTTGGAACATTCATCCTTTATTAATTGAAGATTTAATTGTTCGAAATATAACCGTTAGAAATCCATGGTTTTCACAAAATGGTGACGGACTTGATGTTGAATCATGTAAAAATGTAATCATCGAAAACTCTAGCTTTGATGTTGGAGATGATGCCATCTGTATTAAATCTGGAAAAGATAAAGACGGACGTGACAGAGGCGTTCCTTGCGAAAATATCATTGTAAAAAACAATATTGTTTATCACGGCCACGGCGGTGTTACGGTTGGAAGTGAGATGTCTGGTGGTGTAAAAAATCTGCATGTTTCTAATTGTACTTTTATGGGAACTGATGTTGGTTTACGTTTTAAAAGTACTCGCGGACGCGGTGGTATAGTTGAAAACATTTATATCTCAGATGTTTTTATGACTGATATTCCTTCTCAGGCGATTTCTTTTGATTTGTATTACGGAGGAAAATCGATCGCTGAAACTCTAGCGGAAGGTGGGAATACTGTTAGTACAAAAGCGATTCCAGTAAATGAGGAAACACCTCAGTTTAAAAATATTGTAATCAAAAATATTACGATTAAAGGCGCTCAGCAGGCAGTATTTTTACAAGGTCTACCTGAAATGAATTTAGAAAATATTGAAATCTCAAACTTGATTGCCAAAGCTCAAAAAGGATTTTCTATTATTGATGCAAACGGAATTAAAATCACTAACGCTCAATTGGATATCGAAGCTAAAAATGCTTTTGAAATTTACAATACGCAAAACCTTTCATTAAAAAACATCGAGTTTAATTCTGGTTCTTCTAATATGATTACAATTGATGGTGGAGCGAGTAAAAATATTGATTTGAGTGGTTCTAATTTATCGAAAAGTACTACTATTGGAAAGGATGTTCCTAAGAAAGCGGTTAAGTTTTAA
- a CDS encoding MFS transporter, which produces MDTIKANPDIVKKTTYSILFIISFSHLINDLLQAVVPSIYPLLKDNFSLSFTQIGIITLTYQMVASILQPFVGMYTDKNSKPYSLIVGMCFTMVGLFFVSIASSFINLLLSVSLIGIGSSIFHPESSRVAHLASGGKRGLAQSIFQLGGNAGSAIGPLLAAFIVIPHGQSYIAWFCIIALVGIFALYKIAIWYTAHLSERMANKSAHQIETHHLSKNRVIASLIILLVLIFSKYFYMSSITSYYTFFLIDKFHITIQQSQVYLFLFSGAVAAGTLIGGPIGDRYGRKYVIWVSILGVAPFTLMLPYVSLFWVGTLSVIIGLILSSAFSAILVYATELMPGKVGLVAGLFFGFAFGMGGLGSAILGKIADATSIEYVFKICAFLPLIGIITGFLPNLEKKIKN; this is translated from the coding sequence ATGGACACTATTAAAGCAAACCCCGACATAGTTAAAAAAACCACCTACTCGATCTTATTTATTATAAGTTTTTCGCATCTAATCAATGATCTTTTACAGGCTGTAGTGCCTTCAATTTATCCGCTTTTAAAGGACAATTTCAGTTTGAGTTTTACCCAAATTGGTATTATTACTTTGACTTACCAAATGGTAGCGTCTATTTTACAACCATTTGTGGGAATGTATACCGATAAAAACTCAAAACCATATTCGCTGATTGTTGGAATGTGTTTTACCATGGTTGGACTTTTCTTTGTTTCGATCGCTTCAAGTTTTATCAACTTATTATTATCAGTAAGTTTAATCGGAATTGGATCTTCAATTTTCCATCCTGAATCTTCACGTGTGGCGCATTTGGCTTCTGGCGGAAAAAGAGGTTTGGCGCAGTCTATTTTTCAATTGGGAGGAAATGCAGGAAGTGCTATCGGACCTTTATTAGCCGCTTTTATCGTTATTCCGCACGGACAATCTTATATCGCTTGGTTTTGTATTATTGCTTTAGTTGGAATTTTTGCTTTGTATAAAATTGCGATTTGGTACACGGCACATTTATCTGAAAGAATGGCTAATAAATCGGCACACCAAATCGAAACGCATCATTTATCTAAAAACAGAGTAATTGCTTCGCTAATTATTTTATTGGTATTGATTTTCTCTAAATACTTCTACATGAGCAGTATTACAAGTTATTATACTTTCTTCTTGATAGATAAATTTCACATCACAATTCAGCAGTCACAAGTATATTTATTTTTATTCTCTGGCGCTGTTGCTGCAGGAACTTTGATCGGAGGACCAATTGGAGACCGATACGGAAGAAAATATGTTATCTGGGTTTCTATTTTGGGAGTTGCTCCTTTTACCTTGATGTTACCTTATGTTTCTTTATTTTGGGTTGGAACTCTATCTGTAATTATCGGATTGATTCTTTCTTCTGCATTCTCTGCAATTTTAGTTTACGCAACTGAATTAATGCCCGGAAAAGTCGGACTTGTCGCAGGTCTTTTCTTCGGATTTGCTTTCGGAATGGGAGGTTTAGGTTCTGCTATTCTCGGAAAAATCGCCGATGCGACAAGTATTGAATATGTATTTAAGATTTGTGCGTTTCTGCCTTTAATTGGTATTATCACTGGATTTTTACCAAATCTTGAGAAGAAAATTAAAAACTAA
- a CDS encoding right-handed parallel beta-helix repeat-containing protein, with protein sequence MIFTFFSANAAEIWVSPSGNDSNIGTKSNPLATVHMAMRKARELRRLKDPSIKDGIRIIVMNGTYYLNEPLFVRPEDSGTPESPTTIEADANAKPIISGGIEIKNWKKTSILNGKKGTFWVADAPQKAGSIINYRQLWVNGKKAVRAKSTAGNAMDRILSWDHQSQTCWIPFKDKSIKFEPGMEMFIVQWWSIANLRIKNIEVQKDSARLSFEEPESRIQSEHPWPAPWISKNNGNSAFYLNNGISMLNEPGEWFLDKKNAKIYYVPRAGEDINSAVVTAPVLENLVEIKGTIDSPVSHFRFKGISFQYSNWLRPSKQGHVPLQSGLYLLDAYKLKQPGTPNQANLENQAWVGRPRAAVEVNYSNNIQFESCRFEHLASTGLDLNKGTNHNTVKGNLFKDIGGSAINVGIFSEEAFEAHLPLIIKDEREMCSDEVIADNLITNVTNEDWGTLGISAGFVRNITIEHNEISDVSYSGMAMGWGWTHTPNVMQNNKILGNKIHHYAKHLHDVAGIYTLSAQPNSRIEENYIDKVYNSPYAHDPFLWLYLYTDEGSEGFTIKNNWIAEKKILKNHNGPKGNIWEHNDPYVSTKIKEAAGIRAPYKDLEKEVVIDEKWGLQEMPKPYAIELIGNDFDIEKIKSTLVGFRIVGQELYQWKNHLVIYGKMNQPERTKRKLAGAFPSLEIKIYDDLVYDFQNFERCKDSKPASDWENIVLTANLPADEKGQKEYVEYHKTQFEKWPEVAKGFCNADFQQLQVFKKDRQLILVISIPKGENLDKLNPKTTQNNPRVDEWNALMKKYQSGIEGAKPDETWIFLNKAETK encoded by the coding sequence ATGATATTCACTTTTTTTTCGGCGAATGCTGCTGAAATTTGGGTGTCGCCATCGGGAAATGATTCCAACATCGGAACAAAATCAAATCCGCTGGCAACGGTTCACATGGCAATGCGAAAAGCCAGAGAACTACGCCGACTAAAAGATCCATCTATAAAAGACGGAATCCGAATTATAGTAATGAACGGAACGTATTATTTAAACGAACCTTTGTTTGTAAGACCAGAAGATTCGGGAACTCCAGAAAGTCCAACAACAATTGAAGCCGATGCAAATGCAAAGCCAATTATTAGCGGGGGAATCGAAATTAAAAACTGGAAAAAAACCAGCATTTTAAATGGTAAAAAAGGAACATTTTGGGTGGCCGATGCGCCTCAAAAAGCAGGTTCAATTATCAATTACCGACAATTATGGGTAAATGGAAAAAAAGCAGTGAGAGCCAAAAGCACTGCTGGAAATGCAATGGACCGAATTTTATCGTGGGATCATCAGTCGCAAACCTGCTGGATTCCGTTTAAAGACAAATCGATAAAGTTTGAGCCTGGAATGGAAATGTTTATCGTACAATGGTGGTCGATTGCCAATCTCCGAATCAAAAATATTGAAGTTCAGAAAGACAGCGCCAGACTTTCGTTTGAAGAGCCTGAAAGCCGTATTCAGAGCGAACACCCGTGGCCGGCACCGTGGATCTCTAAAAATAACGGAAATTCTGCTTTTTATTTGAATAACGGGATCTCGATGCTGAACGAACCTGGAGAATGGTTTTTGGACAAGAAAAATGCCAAAATCTATTATGTTCCGAGAGCTGGAGAAGATATTAATTCGGCAGTTGTAACTGCGCCTGTTTTAGAAAATCTGGTTGAAATAAAAGGAACAATTGATTCGCCTGTAAGTCATTTTAGATTTAAAGGAATTTCGTTTCAGTACAGCAACTGGCTTCGTCCTTCAAAGCAAGGTCATGTGCCATTGCAATCGGGTTTGTACTTGTTAGATGCCTATAAATTGAAACAGCCGGGAACGCCAAATCAGGCGAATTTAGAAAATCAGGCGTGGGTGGGAAGACCTCGTGCGGCGGTTGAAGTAAATTATTCGAATAATATTCAGTTTGAATCCTGCCGTTTTGAGCATTTGGCTTCGACTGGTTTGGATTTAAATAAAGGAACAAATCACAATACCGTAAAAGGAAATTTATTTAAAGATATTGGCGGAAGTGCCATCAATGTAGGTATTTTTTCTGAAGAAGCTTTTGAAGCGCATTTGCCTTTAATTATAAAAGACGAAAGAGAAATGTGTTCTGATGAAGTCATTGCCGATAATTTAATTACCAACGTAACCAATGAAGATTGGGGAACTTTGGGAATCAGCGCAGGTTTTGTGCGTAATATTACCATAGAGCACAATGAAATTTCAGACGTATCGTATTCAGGAATGGCGATGGGCTGGGGATGGACGCATACACCAAACGTGATGCAGAACAACAAAATTCTGGGGAATAAAATTCATCATTATGCCAAACATTTGCATGATGTAGCTGGAATTTACACGCTTTCGGCACAACCCAACAGCCGAATTGAAGAAAATTATATCGACAAAGTTTACAATAGTCCGTATGCGCACGATCCGTTTTTATGGCTGTATTTGTATACCGATGAAGGTTCTGAAGGTTTTACAATTAAAAATAACTGGATTGCCGAGAAAAAAATCCTAAAAAATCATAACGGTCCGAAAGGAAATATCTGGGAACATAACGATCCGTATGTGAGTACAAAAATTAAAGAGGCAGCCGGAATTAGAGCGCCTTATAAAGATTTAGAAAAAGAAGTTGTAATCGATGAAAAATGGGGACTGCAGGAAATGCCAAAACCGTATGCAATCGAATTGATAGGTAATGATTTTGACATCGAAAAAATCAAATCGACTTTGGTTGGTTTTAGAATCGTAGGTCAGGAATTGTACCAATGGAAAAATCATTTGGTGATTTACGGAAAAATGAATCAGCCGGAAAGAACAAAGAGAAAATTGGCAGGCGCTTTTCCTTCTTTAGAAATTAAAATCTATGATGATTTGGTTTACGATTTTCAAAACTTCGAAAGATGTAAAGATTCGAAACCGGCATCGGATTGGGAAAATATTGTTTTAACAGCGAATCTTCCTGCCGATGAAAAAGGGCAGAAAGAATATGTTGAGTACCACAAAACGCAATTTGAAAAATGGCCGGAAGTAGCAAAAGGTTTCTGCAACGCCGATTTCCAACAGTTACAGGTTTTCAAAAAAGACAGGCAATTGATCTTGGTAATCAGTATTCCGAAGGGCGAAAATCTGGACAAACTAAATCCGAAAACAACCCAAAATAATCCGCGTGTAGACGAATGGAACGCTTTAATGAAGAAATATCAAAGCGGAATTGAAGGCGCAAAACCAGACGAAACCTGGATTTTCTTGAACAAAGCAGAAACTAAATAA
- a CDS encoding Gfo/Idh/MocA family oxidoreductase, producing MLKIAILGLGEGRSTMSAAIESSKLELVKICDRNEDLCKQRAKEFDFHSYTTNYEDLLKDASIDIIAIYTPDHLHAQHVKQALLHGKHVVCTKPFIDDLSDAKELLELSKSTGKKVFIGQSSRFFEPAKRQRADYEAGLIGDLITIEAQYHADHRWFLKKEWSLLQSFKWLYGGLSHPVDFIRWYLPNIQEVMGYGMISSNGQAAGLKNEDTMHFIFKATDGRIARVSGVYTSPTQPAQRDSGMSTILRATEGASQADYHELRYAVTDKTGEEKVITWGDSTIKYYFRFEGQSHHGGEYQNYLEYFVDSIEQGFEAYPNMEEGIGTVALLQAMDKSLQTGMPVKIADILNEYGL from the coding sequence ATGTTAAAAATAGCCATTCTGGGACTTGGAGAAGGACGAAGCACCATGTCAGCCGCTATAGAAAGTTCAAAATTAGAGCTTGTAAAAATATGCGACAGAAACGAAGACTTGTGCAAACAGCGCGCAAAAGAATTTGATTTTCATTCGTACACCACCAATTACGAAGATTTATTAAAGGATGCTTCAATTGATATAATTGCGATTTACACGCCGGATCATTTGCATGCACAGCACGTAAAACAAGCTTTGTTACACGGAAAACATGTTGTTTGTACAAAACCTTTTATCGATGATCTTTCTGATGCAAAAGAATTGTTAGAATTAAGCAAATCGACTGGAAAAAAAGTCTTTATTGGACAAAGTTCCCGTTTCTTCGAACCAGCTAAAAGACAAAGAGCCGATTATGAAGCAGGATTAATTGGAGATTTAATTACAATTGAAGCGCAGTATCATGCCGATCACAGATGGTTTTTAAAGAAAGAATGGTCGCTTTTACAGTCGTTTAAATGGCTGTACGGAGGTTTGAGCCATCCTGTAGATTTTATAAGATGGTATCTGCCAAACATTCAGGAAGTAATGGGTTACGGAATGATCAGCAGTAACGGACAAGCAGCAGGATTGAAAAATGAAGATACGATGCACTTTATCTTCAAGGCAACCGATGGAAGAATTGCACGTGTGAGCGGTGTCTATACTTCGCCAACTCAGCCAGCGCAACGCGACAGCGGAATGAGTACGATTTTAAGAGCAACAGAAGGAGCAAGCCAAGCCGATTATCACGAATTGCGTTATGCAGTTACAGACAAAACGGGAGAAGAAAAAGTAATTACCTGGGGCGACAGCACGATAAAATATTATTTCCGTTTTGAAGGACAAAGCCATCACGGCGGGGAATATCAGAATTATTTAGAATATTTTGTGGACAGCATCGAGCAGGGTTTTGAAGCCTATCCAAACATGGAAGAAGGAATTGGAACTGTGGCTTTATTGCAGGCAATGGACAAATCACTGCAAACTGGAATGCCGGTTAAAATCGCCGATATTCTTAACGAATACGGACTATGA
- a CDS encoding SDR family oxidoreductase — protein MDLNLKNKIVVVSGSAGKEGSIGETIVNRLADEGAIPVLVDRNARGFEYVEKLQKRGVNSLFVQTDVTDPVAIENAVKVIAAKYGRIDAIINNVGVNDGAGLDSSYEDFMNSLKLNVVSYFLLAKYALPYLKESKGNILNIGSKVALTGQGGTSGYAAAKGGVLGLTREWAVDLIQFGIRSNAIIIAESYTPAYEDWIKTLPDGETVLNKINKSIPLESRMTKTEEIADTALFIISEKSSHTTGQFVFVDGGYVHLDRALISDVN, from the coding sequence ATGGATTTAAACTTAAAAAATAAAATAGTTGTTGTTTCTGGTTCGGCTGGAAAGGAAGGCAGTATTGGAGAAACGATCGTTAACAGACTGGCAGATGAAGGTGCAATTCCGGTTTTGGTTGACAGAAATGCAAGAGGTTTTGAATACGTGGAAAAACTTCAAAAAAGAGGCGTTAATTCTTTATTTGTTCAGACAGATGTAACCGATCCCGTAGCAATAGAAAATGCTGTAAAAGTAATCGCAGCAAAATACGGCAGAATCGATGCTATTATTAATAATGTTGGTGTAAATGACGGTGCAGGATTAGATTCAAGCTACGAGGATTTTATGAATTCATTGAAATTGAATGTAGTAAGTTACTTTCTACTGGCTAAATATGCACTTCCATATTTGAAAGAATCAAAAGGAAATATCTTAAATATTGGTTCAAAAGTAGCTTTAACAGGGCAGGGCGGAACTTCAGGTTACGCTGCTGCGAAAGGCGGAGTTTTGGGACTTACCAGAGAATGGGCAGTAGATTTGATTCAGTTTGGAATTCGTTCGAATGCAATTATTATTGCGGAAAGTTATACTCCGGCTTACGAAGATTGGATTAAAACATTGCCAGACGGCGAAACAGTTTTAAATAAAATCAATAAAAGTATTCCGTTAGAAAGCCGAATGACCAAAACAGAAGAAATTGCAGATACGGCACTTTTTATCATTTCAGAAAAATCATCGCATACTACAGGACAATTTGTTTTTGTGGATGGAGGTTACGTACATTTAGACCGCGCTTTAATCAGCGATGTTAATTAA
- a CDS encoding amidohydrolase family protein: MSKRIDSHQHFWKFDPVRDSWIDETMQNIQRDFLPEDLQPLLKENQFEGCVAVQASQSEEETHFLLDLASKNDFIKGVVGWIDLRNENIDERLQFFSNEEKLKGFRHVVQGEADDFMYGEAFRRGIAALKPFDYTYDILIFERQLPAAISLVKDFPNQKFVIDHIAKPNIKSETIYSWKSGIEEIAKYNNVWCKISGMVTEADWKNWKPEDLKPYLDVIFENFSIDKLMYGSDWPVLNVASDYNEVVKILEDYISGFSIEDQNKVWFENVSRFYKL, translated from the coding sequence ATGAGTAAACGAATAGATTCCCATCAGCATTTTTGGAAGTTTGATCCCGTTCGAGACAGCTGGATTGATGAAACGATGCAAAATATTCAGAGAGATTTTCTTCCAGAAGATTTACAGCCACTATTAAAAGAAAATCAGTTTGAAGGCTGTGTGGCAGTTCAAGCAAGTCAGTCTGAAGAAGAAACTCATTTTTTATTGGATTTAGCTTCAAAAAATGATTTCATAAAAGGTGTTGTCGGCTGGATAGATTTACGAAATGAAAATATCGATGAGCGTTTACAATTCTTTTCGAACGAAGAAAAACTGAAAGGTTTTAGACATGTTGTTCAAGGCGAAGCTGATGATTTTATGTATGGAGAAGCGTTTAGAAGAGGAATCGCAGCTTTAAAACCATTTGATTATACGTATGATATATTGATTTTCGAACGCCAATTGCCGGCAGCTATAAGTTTGGTGAAAGATTTTCCAAACCAAAAGTTTGTAATCGATCATATAGCAAAGCCAAACATCAAATCAGAAACTATTTATTCTTGGAAAAGCGGCATCGAAGAAATAGCAAAATACAATAATGTGTGGTGTAAGATTTCTGGAATGGTCACAGAAGCCGACTGGAAAAATTGGAAACCAGAAGATCTAAAACCGTATTTAGATGTAATTTTTGAAAACTTTTCAATCGATAAATTGATGTACGGATCAGATTGGCCGGTTTTAAATGTAGCTTCAGATTATAATGAAGTGGTAAAAATTTTGGAAGATTATATTTCAGGATTTTCAATTGAAGACCAGAATAAAGTTTGGTTTGAGAATGTGAGTAGGTTTTATAAGTTATAA
- a CDS encoding sodium:solute symporter yields the protein MNSIYDKLTTLDFIIVAVYLVTLLVIGYVVSVKQSKKNETLFLASNSLNWYSIGFNMWGTNVGPSSLLAFASIGYATGIVAGNFEWYAFVFLLLLAMVFAPRYIASKVSTMPEYMGKRYGDSTQNILAWYALVKILVSWLSLGLFSGGVLVRQILGIPMWQSVTVLVIFSGIFTFAGGLKAIAKVNVFQMILLIVVSLTLSYLGLQKLGGIDVLIAKTPSNFWNLVRPSDDAHYPWPAILLGYPVAAVAFFCTDQSMVQSVLGAKNLEQGQLGVNFIGWLKVMALPLFILPGILCYALYPELGSNSDLAYMTMVTNLFPSGMNGLVICVMIAVLVGTIGSSLNALSTVFTNDIYVKKINPTATIKDQIKIGRLTIAAGCVFAILIAVAIDNIKGQNLFNIFQAVLGFLAPSLSVVFLLSVFWKRTTKKAVNATLSWGSAFSLFVGVLYLWIFPADKYPAWPHFLLISFYIFAVLLIAAVIISLTDKNPEVNFSDETDIPKTSKKVKLLFGLLGLTILVLYLVFNFN from the coding sequence ATGAACAGCATCTACGATAAATTAACGACGCTCGATTTTATAATTGTAGCTGTTTATTTGGTGACTTTATTAGTCATTGGTTATGTGGTGAGCGTGAAGCAGAGCAAGAAAAATGAAACGCTTTTTCTGGCTTCCAATTCATTAAACTGGTACAGCATCGGGTTTAATATGTGGGGAACCAATGTTGGGCCTTCGTCCTTATTGGCTTTTGCGAGTATTGGTTATGCTACAGGAATTGTGGCAGGAAATTTCGAATGGTACGCCTTTGTATTTTTACTGCTTTTGGCGATGGTTTTTGCACCAAGATATATTGCGAGTAAAGTCAGTACCATGCCCGAATATATGGGGAAACGCTACGGCGACAGTACTCAGAATATTTTAGCGTGGTATGCTTTGGTAAAAATATTAGTAAGCTGGCTGTCTTTAGGATTATTCAGCGGAGGCGTTTTAGTACGTCAGATTTTAGGAATTCCGATGTGGCAGAGTGTTACGGTTTTAGTAATTTTCTCTGGAATATTTACGTTTGCCGGAGGATTAAAAGCGATTGCTAAAGTGAATGTTTTTCAGATGATTTTGCTGATTGTAGTTTCGCTGACGCTTTCGTATTTAGGTTTGCAAAAACTAGGCGGAATAGATGTTTTAATTGCAAAAACACCTTCAAACTTCTGGAATTTAGTCCGTCCTTCGGATGATGCCCATTATCCTTGGCCAGCTATTTTGTTGGGATATCCTGTAGCTGCAGTTGCTTTTTTCTGTACCGATCAATCGATGGTGCAGAGTGTTTTGGGAGCTAAAAATCTAGAACAGGGGCAATTGGGCGTAAACTTCATTGGTTGGTTAAAAGTCATGGCTTTGCCGTTGTTTATTCTTCCCGGAATTTTGTGTTATGCTTTATATCCCGAATTAGGAAGCAATTCCGATTTGGCTTATATGACAATGGTTACGAATCTCTTTCCAAGCGGCATGAACGGTTTGGTAATCTGTGTGATGATTGCGGTTTTGGTAGGAACAATAGGTTCTTCTTTAAACGCTTTGAGCACCGTTTTTACCAATGATATTTACGTAAAGAAAATCAATCCGACGGCGACTATCAAAGATCAAATCAAAATTGGTCGTTTAACGATTGCAGCTGGTTGTGTTTTTGCGATTCTGATTGCCGTTGCAATTGACAATATCAAAGGGCAAAATTTATTTAATATTTTTCAGGCGGTTTTAGGTTTCCTGGCGCCATCTTTATCGGTTGTATTTTTGCTGAGTGTTTTCTGGAAACGCACCACAAAAAAAGCCGTAAATGCAACACTTTCTTGGGGGTCTGCCTTTAGTTTATTTGTTGGGGTTTTATACTTATGGATTTTTCCTGCCGATAAATATCCAGCCTGGCCTCACTTTTTATTGATTTCCTTTTACATTTTTGCTGTGCTTTTAATTGCAGCAGTTATTATCTCTTTAACCGATAAAAATCCTGAGGTTAATTTTTCAGATGAAACGGATATTCCTAAAACTAGTAAAAAGGTGAAACTTTTGTTTGGTTTGCTGGGTTTGACAATTTTGGTTTTGTATTTGGTTTTTAATTTTAATTAA